From the genome of Mixophyes fleayi isolate aMixFle1 chromosome 2, aMixFle1.hap1, whole genome shotgun sequence, one region includes:
- the LOC142139425 gene encoding uncharacterized protein LOC142139425, translating into MSLQDEESHLPGWTCSKTALSDQDAENLLKEFAELKRKERNNDPKVQRLRSRYKLRPSVYPSPANILHTGRQLPRSPGPGILPLLPSQKFEPRVDGNESFEGLFSFKGTDNVVPSGRQLPRTPLSAKREQCNVPKESREGGAVGSAQKVERTVNNSTCDASKSEIKSNKQAVKKSLVFRESYTMQGLENVPPGGEQSGHHESVPQEANVCSRQTHSRRISELPVQGLNRMRISGVLKKMPGYKCRNEDIEFLKHMEQQEKVKVLKAELLCLRKGLAATNQDKELIIAKKDKIEDDIQKMKRSFERTVQLGRAFLSRTQDPSSVGGLRPEDVLKQLNPMTIQKEQQEASVRLVAAQKEAARRRHKAASKTNHLEDTNRSLAAKMESYEQHIKVAESRVQQLNRDVATLKTQIDETEKDKSELEASVQQRRQQISHCITHSRQNLVASETEKEKMNRRLQRILHRKDIYLERERILQKLKQDLK; encoded by the exons ATGTCTCTTCAGGATGAAGAGAGCCACTTACCTGGCTGGACTTGCTCCAAAACTGCACTAAGTGACCAGGATGCAGAAAACCTTCTAAAGGAATTTGCAGAACTAAAGCGGAAAGAAAGGAATAATGACCCAAAGGTGCAGCGCTTGAGGAGCAGATATAAATTAAGGCCCTCAGTTTACCCATCTCCTGCTAATATTCTTCATACTGGGCGACAACTTCCACGCTCTCCAGGCCCTGGGATTTTGCCCCTGCTGCCCTCTCAGAAATTTGAGCCAAGGGTAGATGGAAATGAATCATTTGAAGGGTTGTTCTCATTTAAAGGCACAGACAATGTTGTGCCTTCTGGCAGGCAGCTACCACGCACCCCTCTATCTGCAAAACGGGAACAATGTAATGTGCCGAAAGAAAGTCGGGAAGGTGGAGCTGTCGGAAGCGCACAGAAAGTAGAACGTACTGTGAACAACTCAACCTGTGATGCGtctaaaagtgaaataaaaagtaataaacaaGCCGTGAAAAAAAGTCTAGTGTTTAGAGAGTCTTACACAATGCAAGGCCTGGAGAATGTGCCCCCTGGTGGTGAGCAGAGTGGACACCAT gaATCCGTACCTCAGGAGGCAAATGTTTGTAGCAGACAGACTCACAGCCGGAGAATAAGTGAACTACCTGTTCAGG GATTAAATCGGATGCGTATTTCGGGTGTATTGAAAAAGATGCCTGGGTATAAGTGTCGTAATGAAGACATAGAGTTTCTGAAGCACATGGAACAGCAGGAGAAAGTAAAGGTCTTGAAG gcagAATTACTATGTCTAAGAAAGGGTCTTGCAGCAACAAACCAGGATAAAGAATTGATCATCGCCAAGAAGGATAAGATTGAAGATGATATTCAGAAAATG AAACGATCCTTTGAAAGAACCGTCCAGCTGGGAAGAGCATtcctgagcaggacacaggaccCCAGTAGTGTGGGGGGTCTGAGACCCGAGGACGTGCTTAAGCAGTTAAACCCGATGACCATTCAAAAGGAGCAGCAGGAGGCGAGCGTTCGACTTGTGGCAGCTCAGAAGGAAGCAGCCAGGAGACGGCACAAAGCTGCCAGTAAAACAAACCATCTAGAAGATACAAACAG GTCACTGGCTGCTAAGATGGAATCCTATGAGCAACACATCAAGGTGGCAGAGAGTAGAGTCCAGCAGTTGAAT AGAGATGTGGCCACGCTCAAAACCCAAATTGATGAAACCGAGAAAGATAAATCGGAGCTGGAG GCAAGCGTACAACAGAGGCGACAACAAATCAGCCATTGCATTACGCACTCAAGACAAAATCTGGTTGCGAGTGAAACGGAAAAGGAGAAAATGAACCGCAGACTGCAGAGGATTCTCCATAGAAAAGATATTTATCTAGAACGAGAGAGGATCCTACAGAAGTTGAAACAAGACCTGAAATGA